A genomic segment from Neodiprion lecontei isolate iyNeoLeco1 chromosome 1, iyNeoLeco1.1, whole genome shotgun sequence encodes:
- the LOC107224876 gene encoding E3 ubiquitin-protein ligase RNF123 isoform X2, which yields MNMAEILRNVFGPGVLAEESAAKDTKDRGKLPEKSGYARVVRYLGTANDFMKMVLSGENESASSSMVEEDARPGRIGPRIVRFDVSTHHGLFIVSPDRLSVNSQSNFSTMRANVGLFAGKWMYELQLGSKGVMQVGWGTAQCKFSQESGVGDTINSYAYDGNRVRRWNVTTHKYGEPWLSGDIIGCALDLDQGDVEFYRNGRSMGKAFGGICTGAGMAYFPTVSLAFTENLTANFGSTPLRYPVQGYETPQASPADQVSKAILVFEWLRKVILLIDNGRESMVEDDDDEEGKVPFSETMSCNAFLASLARAILKNLGPLLAIPYVTEAVFVRFLRELSGAGESPAKGADSSRVRICLDLLWTFLEDEEMKSCLESTVVYLLSSFRHVSLQLEYPDQCRSLILLTNLCQHTATRQHLLQHILFDRVRFANFVHVKPLDESGLAEVVGSTWWETDPVDGAVEVNRKQYLHACDRIKSAISEVEALQVELLVTLLDNNDGTPYSPTSRTIFLKKFRRFVQENLISSRTMPVLQTPLPITLCCFHRLLVAFRVLWDAEIASHPVYVPCRAFYDASINFAGIDRLGGVLSHLNKTYKNELLHLLGPEHEVLVAMEQAQDPSNPFSGGPARLGELPLAIPAFARMVTVNSSGPASPMILERLGYFPYSREDRTPLRLGPANPAMSLLELLDGIILFYHVAAKRQIAKVASLRESMAEYITAMAEVKARLEITKKQPKDPDAAAMNRELARTMVVFDTKLAEQARHMAWVRAAVYSKEKQAQLAWLLRVVTLTLTSASEEGNMFSFVPDFYLEAMTDLSVGIRNHVHPTAPIEDIPEYQEMLVEVARFLCDHFLDPRIIHANAKDTLILTLAGYVSNSLTLGPLERVPIESRVKVVNSLLRPYENRAWAQSNWVLVRFWQGCGFAFRYEKSPHLAKKIGPKMLQQESISQPIKPCPSLIYQAHVRDALLSNPTTTTQFLNSLLNQLNWAFSEFIGMLQEIQNVSSRPERVLIESRQLKICATCFDLAISLLRVLEMIATLAPGVFTDDSQASSENLLARLCQLLCQILNRVSSQSGCFQHVVLLDIPDLETVDHFPILTAVVGILLILLKEDVSTFKTGRREIPKVTRALLTEPSFQIGSLYFILGDLKPKNQKIKNIKPFCLQNYKEDVTEQEINSVREMLRYLDLNRTMLTETKVLTDDENICTICYAYTISATFKPCNHRSCRACIAHHLLNSRECFFCKATINQVTDLEGELLHDFTSDYLLEKITTDRS from the exons ATGAACATGGCAGAGATACTTCGAAACGTATTTGGACCAGGTGTGCTAGCCGAGGAAAGCGCGGCAAAGGATACCAAAGATCGCGGAAAGCTTCCGGAGAAATCGGGATATGCGAG GGTGGTTCGGTATCTTGGAACGGCGAATGATTTCATGAAAATGGTGCTGTCGGGTGAAAATGAGTCGGCCTCATCGTCAATGGTAGAGGAAGACGCGAGACCCGGTCGAATAGGGCCGAGAATTGTGCGTTTCGACGTCTCCACGCACCACGGTCTCTTCATCGTATCTCCGGATAGATTGAGCGTCAATTCTCAGAGTAACTTTAGCACGATGAGGGCAAACGTCGGTCTCTTCGCCGGCAAGTGGATGTACGAACTCCAGCTAGGCTCGAAGGGAGTCATGCAGGTGGGCTGGGGAACGGCTCAGTGCAAGTTTAGCCAAGAGTCAGGCGTCG GCGACACCATAAACTCGTATGCCTACGATGGGAATCGGGTTCGAAGATGGAACGTAACGACCCACAAGTATGGGGAGCCCTGGCTCTCCGGCGATATAATCGGCTGCGCTCTGGACCTTGACCAGGGAGACGTGGAATTCTACAGAAACGGGAGGTCTATGGGAAAAGCGTTCGGGGGGATCTGCACGGGTGCTGGAATGGCCTACTTTCCCACAGTCAGCCTGGCGTTCACCGAAAATCTGACGGCTAACTTTGGCTCGACACCTCTGCGTTACCCGGTTCAAGGATATGAAACTCCTCAGGCATCCCCAGCCGATCAAGTCAGTAAAGCAATTCTTGTGTTCGAGTGGCTCAGGAAGGTGATACTTCTGATCGATAACGGACGTGAGTCCATGGTCgaagatgacgatgatgaaGAGGGTAAAGTGCCCTTCTCCGAGACCATGAGCTGCAACGCTTTTCTTGCCTCTCTGGCAAGAGCTATCCTCAAAAATCTAGGACCACTTTTGGCGATACCTTACGTGACAGAGGCCGTCTTTGTTCGCTTTCTAAGGGAGCTGTCTGGCGCTGGCGAAAGTCCGGCAAAAGGTGCCGATTCGAGTCGCGTCCGAATCTGCCTCGATCTTCTTTGGACGTTCCTGGAGGACGAAGAGATGAAGTCCTGCCTTGAGAGCACCGTGGTCTATCTTCTCTCTTCATTTCGGCACGTATCCCTTCAACTCGAGTATCCTGACCAGTGCAGGAGCCTGATTCTTCTAACGAATCTCTGCCAGCACACTGCGACGAGGCAACATCTTTTGCAGCACATCCTTTTCGACAGGGTTCGCTTTGCTAACTTCGTCCATGTTAAGCCTCTGGATGAGAGTGGACTCGCAGAGGTCGTCGGTAGTACTTGGTGGGAAACTGACCCCGTTGATGGGGCCGTAGAAGTCAATAGGAAGCAGTATCTTCACGCCTGTGACCGCATCAAGAGCGCTATTTCCG AGGTCGAGGCACTTCAGGTTGAGCTGCTTGTCACGCTATTGGACAACAACGACGGAACTCCATACTCGCCTACGTCGCGAACAATCTTCCTCAAGAAGTTTCGCCGCTTCGTCCAAGAGAACTTGATCTCAAGTCGC ACGATGCCGGTGCTCCAGACCCCGCTGCCCATTACTCTTTGCTGTTTCCACCGGCTGCTGGTTGCCTTCAGGGTGCTGTGGGACGCAGAAATCGCTTCGCATCCAGTATACGTGCCATGCAG AGCCTTCTACGACGCGTCTATAAATTTCGCGGGGATAGACAGACTCGGTGGGGTCCTTTCACACCTGAACAAAACCTACAAGAACGAGCTTCTGCATCTTCTCGGTCCTGAACACGAGGTGCTAGTTGCAATGGAGCAGGCACAAGATCCGTCGAATCCTTTTTCCGGTGGACCAGCACGTTTAGGTGAACTTCCTCTTGCAATCCCTGCCTTTGCGAGAATGGTGACAGTCAATTCGTCGGGCCCGGCGAGTCCCATGATCTTGGAAAGGCTTGGCTACTTCCCTTACAGCCGGGAGGACAGGACACCGTTGCGGCTGGGGCCGGCCAACCCAGCAATGTCCCTCCTAGAGCTTCTCGATGGGATAATACTATTTTATCACGTCGCGGCGAAGAGACAGATTGCTAAGGTCGCCAGCCTTCGTGAAAGCATGGCCGAGTACATCACTGCAATGGCCGAAGTTAAGGCTCGTCTAGAGATTACCAAGAAGCAGCCGAAGGACCCCGATGCTGCTGCGATGAACCGCGAACTCGCAAGGACAATGGTAGTCTTCGACACTAAGCTCGCCGAGCAGGCGAGGCACATGGCGTGGGTCAGGGCGGCCGTTTACTCCAAGGAAAAACAAGCGCAGCTTGCATGGCTGCTGAGAGTGGTCACCTTGACTCTAACGTCCGCGAGTGAGGAGGGCAACATGTTCAGCTTCGTGCCTGACTTCTACCTCGAGGCCATGACCGACCTCAGTGTTGGGATCAGGAACCATGTACATCCAACCGCCCCAATTGAAGACATTCCTGAGTATCAAGAGATGCTAGTCGAGGTTGCACGGTTCCTGTGTGATCACTTCCTCGATCCACGGATTATTCACGCGAATGCAAAGGACACTCTCATCCTCACCTTAGCAGGATACGTTTCAAACTCTCTGACTCTTGGACCCCTCGAAAGAGTCCCGATCGAGTCGAGGGTCAAAGTCGTAAACAGTCTTTTACGGCCCTATGAGAACAGAGCTTGGGCTCAGTCCAACTGGGTATTAGTCAGATTCTGGCAGGGCTGCGGATTCGCTTTCCGATACGAGAAGAGTCCACATCTCGCGAAAAAGATCGGACCCAAGATGCTTCAGCAAGAGTCAATATCGCAGCCTATAA AGCCATGTCCTTCTCTGATATACCAGGCTCACGTAAGGGACGCTCTTTTGTCAAATCCAACAACAACGACGCAGTTTTTGAACTCGCTTCTGAACCAGCTTAACTGGGCTTTCTCAGAGTTCATTGGGATGCTGCAAGAGATCCAAAACGTGTCTTCAAGACCAGAACGCGTCCTAATCGAGTCACGCCAACTTAAAATATGCGCAACCTGCTTCGATCTGGCCATTTCTTTGCTGAGGGTGCTGGAGATGATTGCTACTCTGGCACCCGGCGTTTTTACTGACGATTCTCAAGCCTCCAGTGAAAATCTACTTGCCAGGCTGTGCCAG CTGCTCTGCCAAATACTGAATCGTGTCAGCTCGCAGTCCGGTTGCTTTCAGCACGTTGTGCTACTCGATATTCCAGACTTGGAAACCGTTGACCACTTCCCAATTCTTACCGCAGTTGTTGGAATTCTGCTGATTTTGCTCAAGGAGGACGTATCAACATTCAAAA CCGGACGCAGAGAAATTCCAAAAGTAACTAGAGCCCTACTTACTGAGCCCAGCTTCCAAATTGGCTCGCTTTACTTTATCCTCGGAGACTTGAAACCGAAGAATCAGAAGATCAAGAATATAAAGCCATTTTGCCTTCAAAACT ATAAAGAGGACGTCACCGAACAGGAGATAAACAGTGTAAGGGAGATGCTCAGATACTTGGACTTGAATAGAACAATGTTAACTGAGACCAAAGTATTGACCGACGACGAgaatatttgtacaatttGTTACGCGTATACGATCTCTGCGACATTCAAACCATGCAATCACCGTTCATGCCGAGCCTGCATCGCTCACCATTTATTGAACAGtagagaatgttttttttgcAAAGCTACCATAAACCAAGTTACAGATCTTGAAGGGGAATTGTTACATGACTTCACTAGTGACTACTTGCTGGAAAAGATCACCACTGACAGATCCTGA